A single genomic interval of Plectropomus leopardus isolate mb unplaced genomic scaffold, YSFRI_Pleo_2.0 unplaced_scaffold7986, whole genome shotgun sequence harbors:
- the LOC121940208 gene encoding histone H3, whose product MARTKQTARKSTGGKAPRKQLATKAARKSAPATGGVKKPHRYRPGTVALREIRRYQKSTELLIRKLPFQRLVREIAQDFKTDLRFQSSAVMALQEASEAYLVGLFEDTNLCAIHAKRVTIMPKDIQLARRIRGERA is encoded by the coding sequence ATGGCAAGAACCAAGCAGACCGCTCGTAAATCCACCGGAGGCAAAGCTCCCAGGAAGCAGCTGGCTACCAAGGCTGCTCGTAAGAGCGCCCCGGCCACCGGCGGAGTGAAGAAGCCTCACCGTTACAGGCCCGGTACCGTGGCTCTCCGTGAGATCCGTCGCTACCAGAAATCCACCGAGCTGCTGATCCGTAAGCTGCCCTTCCAGCGCCTGGTCCGTGAAATCGCTCAGGATTTCAAGACCGACCTGCGCTTCCAGAGCTCCGCTGTCATGGCTTTGCAGGAGGCCAGTGAGGCTTACCTGGTCGGCCTCTTCGAGGACACCAATCTGTGTGCCATCCACGCCAAGAGAGTCACCATCATGCCCAAAGACATCCAGCTGGCCCGTCGTATCCGCGGAGAGAGAGCTTAA